One genomic segment of Arachis duranensis cultivar V14167 chromosome 4, aradu.V14167.gnm2.J7QH, whole genome shotgun sequence includes these proteins:
- the LOC107485455 gene encoding uncharacterized protein LOC107485455: protein MFGATTSVLEDLATNGSTYSQRGDATYALKSLLSFDFVFILHMMKEIMGITDKLCQALQQKSQDILNAMHLVSSTKSLIQQLRDSSWGALLEKVSSFCNDHAIQIPDMGASFSDIIRSRRKKDVVTVEHHYRVDIFTSVIDFQLKELNSRFSEQATELLILSTSLDPKDAFKLFSVCNICNLVKNFYSLDFSEQEKIQLDYELQHYELDVVKAPDFQNLSTLAEFNN, encoded by the exons ATGTTTGGAGCAACAACTTCAGTTCTGGAAGATTTGGCTACTAATGGATCTACATATTCTCAACGTGGTGATGCTACTTATGCTCTTAAAtctttattatcatttgattttgttttcattttgcaTATGATGAAAGAAATCATGGGAATCACTGATAAACTTTGTCAAGCATTGCAACAAAAATCTCAAGACATTTTGAATGCTATGCATCTGGTTTCTAGTACAAAGTCATTGATTCAACAGTTAAGAGATAGTAGTTGGGGAGCACTTTTGGAGAAAGTTAGTTCTTTCTGCAATGATCATGCTATTCAGATACCTGATATGGGTGCTTCTTTTAGTGACATAATTCGGTCTCGTCGTAAAAAGGATGTTGTCACTGTTGAACACCACTATCGTGTTGACATTTTTACTAGCGTGATAGATTTTCAATTGAAAGAGCTAAATAGTAGATTTAGTGAGCAAGCAACCGAGCTCCTCATACTGAGTACATCTCTAGATCCTAAAGATGCTTTCAAGTTATTCAGTGTTTGCAACATATGCAATCTTGTAAAGAATTTCTATTCTTTAGATTTTTCTGAGCAAGAAAAGATTCAATTGGATTATGAGTTACAACATTATGAACTTGATGTGGTTAAAGCTCCAGATTTTCAGAATTTGTCTACTCTTGCTGAATT caacaactga